The Hymenobacter sp. GOD-10R genome includes a window with the following:
- a CDS encoding SelT/SelW/SelH family protein, producing the protein MPTPRVEITYCTQCRWLLRAAWMAQELLTTFDTELGEVALVPGTGGIFEVRLNEELIFSRKEASRFPESKELKQLVRDRIAPDRPLGHSDRPVVSN; encoded by the coding sequence ATGCCTACGCCTCGCGTCGAAATAACGTATTGCACCCAATGCCGCTGGCTGCTGCGCGCCGCCTGGATGGCGCAAGAGCTGCTGACCACCTTCGACACGGAGCTAGGCGAAGTAGCCCTAGTACCAGGCACAGGCGGTATCTTCGAGGTGCGGCTGAACGAGGAACTGATTTTCTCCCGTAAAGAAGCTAGCCGCTTTCCCGAGTCAAAGGAGTTGAAGCAACTGGTGCGCGACCGAATTGCGCCGGATCGACCGTTAGGCCACAGCGACCGGCCAGTAGTTTCTAACTGA
- a CDS encoding lysophospholipid acyltransferase family protein translates to MLFYTLMKPVAQLALRIFFHRLEVRHRERLQLPGPLLLTANHPNTLMDPLVVAIHRRDPVAFLAKSTFFQNPILRRIMTSGNSIPIYRRQDVDKNSSVTPAELAQRNEAAFSRSYDYLDQGGTVMIFPEGTSISERRLQPLKTGAARIALGAEARQNFKLGLRILPVGINYFDPTRFRSDVLVNVAPPIVVADYAAAYYQNPEQAADALTEEIRLRLERHLVITRDAAEDELVQQVEDTFTNHLIADDEETLYDNFQLSRTLLEAVAFFEKHDHERLNQVRSRLATYLLDLDRLRLTDAALEPSSKEGRLARAVRTILKLTLGAPVWIYGVINNYIPYILPSLVAKRATQDVAFVAPIMLVIGMLTFPLSYAAQTALVHHFTHDWRWSALYLVSLPFAGFYALSYWNSLEARVRRLRAWTLFRQQPAVAANLLQQRTAILRLLDEARTAYLKATSEV, encoded by the coding sequence ATGCTCTTTTATACCCTCATGAAGCCGGTAGCGCAGCTTGCGCTACGTATCTTTTTCCATCGTTTGGAAGTGCGGCACCGTGAGCGACTGCAACTACCCGGCCCGTTGCTACTAACGGCCAACCACCCCAATACGCTCATGGATCCGCTGGTCGTGGCCATTCACCGGCGTGACCCTGTTGCTTTTCTGGCTAAGAGCACTTTCTTCCAGAATCCTATTCTGCGCCGCATCATGACCTCTGGCAACTCCATTCCTATCTACCGGCGGCAGGATGTGGATAAAAATAGCAGCGTAACACCCGCCGAGCTGGCACAGCGTAATGAAGCTGCTTTCAGCCGCAGCTACGATTACCTAGATCAGGGAGGAACCGTGATGATCTTTCCGGAAGGCACTAGTATCTCCGAGAGGCGCTTGCAGCCGCTAAAAACCGGGGCTGCTCGCATTGCACTCGGGGCCGAAGCCCGGCAAAACTTCAAGCTAGGTTTGCGCATCTTGCCCGTGGGTATCAATTACTTCGACCCCACGCGTTTTCGCTCCGATGTGCTCGTGAACGTGGCGCCGCCCATTGTAGTAGCCGATTACGCTGCTGCCTACTACCAAAATCCCGAGCAGGCGGCCGATGCGCTGACCGAAGAAATCCGGCTGCGCTTGGAGCGCCACCTAGTTATCACGCGAGATGCGGCCGAAGATGAGCTGGTGCAGCAAGTAGAAGATACCTTCACCAACCACCTCATTGCCGACGATGAAGAAACGCTGTACGACAACTTTCAGCTTAGTCGTACGCTACTGGAGGCCGTGGCTTTCTTTGAAAAGCATGACCACGAGCGCCTCAACCAAGTGCGTAGTCGGCTCGCAACCTACCTGCTCGACCTAGACCGGCTGCGCCTTACCGACGCCGCGCTAGAGCCAAGCAGCAAAGAAGGACGCTTAGCGCGGGCTGTTCGTACCATCTTGAAGCTGACCCTAGGAGCACCCGTCTGGATTTACGGAGTCATTAACAACTACATACCGTACATTCTGCCCTCTCTGGTGGCGAAGCGTGCCACCCAGGACGTAGCGTTCGTCGCCCCGATTATGCTCGTCATCGGCATGCTTACGTTTCCGCTGAGCTATGCCGCCCAAACAGCGTTGGTTCATCATTTCACCCACGATTGGCGCTGGTCGGCGCTTTATCTGGTGAGCTTGCCTTTCGCTGGGTTCTACGCGCTTAGCTATTGGAACAGCCTGGAAGCTAGGGTACGGCGCTTGCGGGCTTGGACCTTATTTCGGCAGCAACCGGCGGTGGCCGCCAATTTATTGCAACAACGAACTGCCATTTTGCGCCTACTCGATGAGGCGCGTACTGCTTACTTAAAAGCCACAAGCGAGGTGTAG